Proteins from one Carcharodon carcharias isolate sCarCar2 chromosome 19, sCarCar2.pri, whole genome shotgun sequence genomic window:
- the LOC121291607 gene encoding V-type proton ATPase subunit G 2-like, with protein MASQSQGIQQLLHAEKRAAEKVAEARKRKARRLRQAKEEAQGEIEQYRLEREKDFRHKQEAVMGSQGNLATEVEQQTRQKIQAMQANHHRNKEKVLRQLLMLVCDIKPEIHHNYRIKM; from the exons ATGGCCAGCCAGTCACAAGGAATACAGCAGCTTCTCCATGCTGAGAAACGAGCTGCAGAGAAGGTTGCTGAGGCCAGGAAAC GGAAGGCCCGGAGGCTGAGGCAAGCTAAGGAGGAAGCGCAGGGTGAGATTGAACAGTACCGTCTGGAGAGAGAAAAGGACTTCAGACATAAGCAAGAAGCG GTTATGGGGTCCCAAGGTAACTTGGCAACGGAAGTCGAGCAACAGACACGTCAGAAGATCCAGGCAATGCAGGCCAACCATCATCGCAACAAAGAGAAGGTTCTTCGCCAACTGTTGATGCTAGTGTGTGACATCAAGCCTGAAATTCACCACAATTATCGTATTAAGATGTAG